CGTCGTCAAGCCCTACGGCTGGACGATCTACGAGCACATGCGCGACTATCTGGACAAGCGCTTCAAAGACACCGGCCACGTCAACGCTGCCTTCCCCCTGTTCATCCCGATGAGCTTCCTGCAGAAGGAAGCGCACCACGTCGAAGGGTTTGCGCCAGAGCTGGCTGTGGTCACCCACGGCGGCGGCGAGGCGCTGGAGGAGCCGCTCGTCGTGCGGCCCACTAGCGAGACGATCATCGGCTACTCCTATTCGCAGTGGATCAAAAGCTACCGCGACCTGCCGGTGCTGATCAACTGCTGGAACAGCGTGGTGCGCTGGGAGAAGCGCACGAAGCCCTTCTTGCGCACGATGGAGTTCTACTGGCAAGAAGGACACACCGCGCACGCCACCCACGACGAGGCGCTGGAAGAAGTGCTGCGCATGCTCAACGTGTATTACGACCACATGCGCGAGGACTGCGCGCTGCCCGGCTTCCGCGGTCGCAAGAGCATCAACGAGCGCTTCGCCGGCGCGGTCAACACCTTCTCCGTTGAGAGCATGATGGGCGACAAGCGCTCGCTGCAAAGCTGCACCAGCCACGACCTCGGTCAAAACTTCGCCCGAGCGTTCGAGATCAAGTATCTCGACCGCGACAACACCGAGAAGTATTGCTGGACGACCTCATGGGGCCTGAGCTGGCGCTTGCTCGGCGCGGTGATCATGGTGCACGGCGACGATCAGGGCCTGCGCCTGCCGCCCAAGATCGCGCCCATCCAGACCGTGATCGTGCCGATCTTCAAGAACGACGATGAGAAGTCGCAGGTCATGCAGGTTGCCGATCAGGTCGCCAAGTCGCTCAAGGCGGCCGGGCTGCGGGTGAAGCTGGATGACCGCGACGAGACGCCCGGCTTCAAGTTCAACGACTGGGAGATGCGCGGCGTGCCGGTGCGCGTGGAGATCGGCCCGAAGGACGTGGCGAACCACAGCGTGGCGCTGGCCCGGCGCGATGTGCCCGGCAAGGCCGGCAAGGCGTTCGTGCCGCAGGACGGCCTGGCCGAGCGTATTCGCGCCCTGCTGCCGGAGATCCACGCCTCGCTGCTTCAGCAGGCCGAGGCGTTCCAGAACCGCAACATCCGCGAGTGCTTCACCTGGGACGAGGTGAAGGAAGCCGTACAAGACGGCTGGGCGCTCGCGCCGCTGGAAGACAACCCGAAGAACGACGAGCGCATCCGCGAGGAGCTGACGGCCAAGAGCCTGAACTTCCCGCTCGACCAGCCGGAGGGCGAGTGGAACTGCGTGGTGAGCGGCAAGAAGGTGCGCGAGCGCGCGCTGATCGGGAAGTCATATTAACTGTGCGACGGTGGTGGGTTCGCCCCGCGGGCGTGTGGGCAGGCGAACCCGTAGCGTGAGCAGGTAGGCGAAAGCGCCGCCTTCGCCTACCCGACGGCAGCGCGCTCAATGCGGCAGCCCGTCAATCTGCCGGGCGAGGTCGAAGTCCTTGTCGGTCAGGCCGCCGGCGTCGTGCGTGGTCAGCGCCAGCGTCACCTTGTTCCACCGGATGGTGATGTCGGGGTGGTGCTGCGCCGCTTCGGCCAG
The window above is part of the Candidatus Roseilinea sp. genome. Proteins encoded here:
- the proS gene encoding proline--tRNA ligase; the encoded protein is MAKITPRSQDFSEWYLDVIREADLADYAPVRGCIVVKPYGWTIYEHMRDYLDKRFKDTGHVNAAFPLFIPMSFLQKEAHHVEGFAPELAVVTHGGGEALEEPLVVRPTSETIIGYSYSQWIKSYRDLPVLINCWNSVVRWEKRTKPFLRTMEFYWQEGHTAHATHDEALEEVLRMLNVYYDHMREDCALPGFRGRKSINERFAGAVNTFSVESMMGDKRSLQSCTSHDLGQNFARAFEIKYLDRDNTEKYCWTTSWGLSWRLLGAVIMVHGDDQGLRLPPKIAPIQTVIVPIFKNDDEKSQVMQVADQVAKSLKAAGLRVKLDDRDETPGFKFNDWEMRGVPVRVEIGPKDVANHSVALARRDVPGKAGKAFVPQDGLAERIRALLPEIHASLLQQAEAFQNRNIRECFTWDEVKEAVQDGWALAPLEDNPKNDERIREELTAKSLNFPLDQPEGEWNCVVSGKKVRERALIGKSY
- a CDS encoding putative pterin-4-alpha-carbinolamine dehydratase translates to MAKLNDAQIQERLAQAEGWRLNEAGEITKTFVFSGFPQSLMFATAVGVLAEAAQHHPDITIRWNKVTLALTTHDAGGLTDKDFDLARQIDGLPH